A stretch of the Lolium perenne isolate Kyuss_39 chromosome 3, Kyuss_2.0, whole genome shotgun sequence genome encodes the following:
- the LOC127339850 gene encoding uncharacterized protein — MPPRRRSASGNRGVRARPSGRFHAEIRSGEERIRLGTFDTAHEAAWAYDAVAWRLGRSRRQMNFHDVCTREQAEQLVPPSPVITREQQRCQRELEQRLLIAESDDHLRLEWVRQFPEDVAATEAFYAQKEAAKKNGEPREATGRVRGEEGGEGRESGEEGG, encoded by the coding sequence ATGCCTCCACGCCGCCGGTCCGCCTCCGGCAACCGCGGCGTTCGCGCGCGGCCAAGCGGCCGCTTCCACGCGGAGATCCGCTCCGGCGAGGAGCGCATCCGTCTCGGGACGTTCGACACCGCGCACGAGGCGGCGTGGGCCTACGACGCCGTCGCCTGGCGCCTCGGCCGCTCCCGCCGGCAGATGAACTTTCACGACGTCTGCACACGGGAGCAGGCGGAGCAGCTCGTGCCGCCATCGCCGGTCATTACGCGCGAGCAGCAGCGGTGCCAACGGGAGCTCGAGCAGCGCCTCCTCATCGCCGAGAGCGACGATCATCTCCGCCTCGAGTGGGTGCGCCAGTTTCCCGAAGACGTCGCCGCCACGGAGGCGTTCTATGCGCAGAAGGAGGCGGCGAAGAAAAATGGCGAGCCGCGAGAAGCGACGGGCAGAGTCCGCGGTGAGGAAGGCGGCGAGGGCCGAGAAAGCGGCGAGGAGGGAGGATGA